Proteins co-encoded in one Trueperaceae bacterium genomic window:
- the hisS gene encoding histidine--tRNA ligase, with protein sequence MRLQAVKGTHDILPEQIPAWRNLRRAVENTLERAGVREIATPVFEYSEVFTKSVGESADLVVQKEMYTFEDRGGRSLTLRPEFTAGVLRAYIEHGMHTRPTPVKLWSFGPVFRAENVQRGRFRQFHQVNCELLGLTSPLIDAEAIALLFRTLEACGLTRMTVKLGTVGDPEHRAAYNAYLRDQLEPRASELSETSRTRLAINPMRILDAKDERDQSLVRELKRPLDFVDGAAREHFEELQSHLRAWSIPFEIDPAIVRGLDYYRRTAFEIHHGSIGAQSAICGGGRYDGLVESLGGPPTPGIGWAFGVERVLDALQQEGVKTSAPRTADLFLVPLDDQAVAEVARTAERLRDRFQVEHAYSKRNVGKGLRDADRSGATYAALRGPDERSRGIYTVKQLASGEQQDVPEEELERLLLAEPATR encoded by the coding sequence CCTGCGTCGAGCCGTCGAGAACACGCTCGAGCGCGCCGGAGTGCGAGAGATCGCCACCCCGGTCTTCGAGTACAGCGAGGTTTTCACCAAGTCGGTGGGCGAGTCGGCCGACCTCGTGGTCCAGAAGGAGATGTACACCTTCGAGGACCGTGGCGGTCGTTCCCTCACCCTTCGTCCCGAGTTCACCGCCGGCGTCCTGCGCGCCTACATCGAGCACGGCATGCACACCCGGCCTACACCGGTGAAGCTCTGGAGTTTCGGCCCCGTCTTCAGGGCCGAGAACGTCCAACGAGGCCGCTTCCGCCAGTTCCATCAGGTGAACTGCGAACTGCTGGGGCTCACCTCGCCACTCATAGACGCCGAGGCGATCGCGCTGCTCTTCCGCACCCTGGAGGCGTGTGGGCTCACTCGGATGACGGTGAAGCTCGGGACCGTCGGTGACCCCGAGCACCGCGCTGCCTACAACGCCTATCTTCGCGACCAACTTGAGCCACGGGCGAGTGAGCTCAGCGAGACGAGCCGCACCAGGCTGGCCATAAATCCCATGCGCATACTGGACGCCAAGGACGAGCGAGACCAGTCGCTGGTGCGGGAATTGAAGCGGCCCCTCGATTTCGTGGACGGCGCCGCCCGGGAGCATTTCGAAGAGCTGCAGTCGCACCTGCGCGCCTGGAGCATACCCTTCGAGATCGATCCGGCCATCGTGCGCGGCCTCGACTACTACCGGCGCACCGCTTTCGAGATCCATCATGGGAGCATCGGCGCTCAGTCGGCGATCTGCGGCGGCGGACGCTACGACGGGCTGGTCGAAAGCCTGGGAGGGCCGCCCACTCCCGGCATCGGTTGGGCGTTCGGCGTCGAGCGGGTACTAGATGCCCTGCAGCAGGAGGGCGTAAAGACCTCCGCCCCCCGGACTGCGGACCTCTTCCTGGTGCCGCTCGACGACCAGGCGGTAGCCGAGGTTGCCAGAACCGCCGAGCGGCTCAGGGACCGTTTCCAGGTGGAGCACGCGTACTCGAAGCGCAACGTTGGCAAGGGCCTTCGCGACGCCGACCGGTCGGGAGCGACGTACGCCGCGCTGCGAGGACCGGACGAGCGCTCCCGCGGCATCTACACGGTCAAGCAGCTGGCTTCGGGTGAGCAGCAGGATGTGCCCGAGGAGGAGCTCGAGAGGCTGCTGCTCGCCGAACCCGCGACTAGATGA